The window CGGGAAACCCTGAAGACAATCGGGCGACGAGTAAGCAATATGACTGAAAAGCCGACGATTTCCCTCACCGTTCGTGGCGCCGAAAAGCGCGACGGTGGGCGGGGTATCGCTCGTATCCCGGATACGGCGCGACAGCAACTCGGTGTTCTCAGTGGCGACACTATCGCCCTCGATGGAACCCAAACGACCGTCGTCAAGGTGTGGCCCGCCGCGAGTACGGTCCCGGAGGATTCGATACAGATCGACGCCGAGACCCGAGCGAACGCTGGTGTCAAAATCGGCGACACCCTGTCGGTTCGCCCGATAACGGTTTCAGATGCCGATTCGATAACCGTCGTACCGAAGGCTAACTTCTCGCTGGACGATGTGAAGACACTGGAATCCGCGACGAAGCGAGAACTGTTGGACCGCCCCGTGAGCGCCGGTGAGCGTGCCCGAATCGAGCGATTAGGTGATGCAGGTCTGTTCGTCGTCTCGAAGACCGATCCCGGCGGAACCGTCCGGGTAACGAACGAGACTGACGTGACGGTCTCCCTGTCGAAACTCGCGGATTCCGTGACACAGTCGACCTCCAACGAAACGACTGACACAACCGAGGTGACCGGTGCAACCTACGAAGATATCGGCGGAATGGACGAGGAACTTCGCCGCGTTCGGGAGATGGTCGAACTTCCCCTCTCGAACCCCGCGCTGTTTCGCCGACTGGGTATCGACCCACCGAAGGGCGTACTCCTATATGGCCCACCCGGAACCGGGAAGACGCTTATCGCGAAAGCAGTCGCAAACGAGGTCAATGCCCATTTCGTCTCCGTTTCCGGTCCGGAAGTGATGAGCAAATACAAGGGTGAGAGCGAGGAACGTCTCCGCGAAATCTTCGACGAGGCGAGTGAAAACGCGCCATCCATCATCTTCTTCGACGAGGTGGACAGCCTCGGCGGAAAGCGAGACGACGAGAGCGATATGGAAAACCGACTCGTCGCTCAGATGCTCTCGTTGATGGACGGCCTCGAATCTCGAGGAGAAGTCGTCGTCATCGGGGCGACGAACCGCGTCGATGCGATCGACCCCGCCCTTCGGCGCGGCGGTCGATTCGACCGCGAGATCGAAATCGGTGCACCGGACGAGGGCGGCCGACACGAAATCCTCGAAGTACACACCCGCGGCATGCCGCTCACGGACGACGTATCCATCGACCGACTCGCGGCGACGACCCACGGCTTCGTCGGGGCGGACCTCCACGCACTCGTCACGGAGGCCGCGATGGCCGCCCTTCGACGAGCACGGGATGCGGGTTCGGACGACGAGGAACTCCTCTCCGTCGAAGTTACCCGCAGCGATTTCAACACCGCACTGGCGAGCGTCGAACCGTCCGCAATGCGCGAATTCGTCGCCGAAGCACCCGACATCTCGTTCGAGGACGTGGGGGGATTGGACGACGCGAAACAAACCCTCATCGAAGCTGTGGAGTGGCCGCTCTCCTACGCTAATCTCTTCGAAGCGACGAGGACGGAACCGCCGAGCGGTGTCTTGTTGTACGGCCCACCCGGAACCGGAAAGACGCTCCTCGCACGGGCGTTGGCGGGGCAGAGTGACGTGAACTTCGTCTCGGTGGCGGGACCGGAACTGCTCGATAGATACGTCGGCGAAAGTGAAAAGTCAGTTCGTGAGGTGTTCGACCGGGCCAGACAGGCATCCCCTGCGATCATCTTCTTCGACGAGATCGACGCGCTTGCCACCCAACGCGGCGAATCCCACGAGGTGACGGAGCGCGTCGTCTCCCAGTTGCTGACCGAACTGGATGGACTGACCGAAAACCCGAATCTCATCGTCCTCGCGGCGACGAACCGTCGGGATGCGATCGATCCGGCGCTCTTACGACCTGGACGGATCGAATCACATATCGAGGTTCCAGCGCCCGACGAAGCAGGCCGACGAAAAATACTCGACGTGCATGCGGCCGACAAGCCGCTCTCCGACGATGTAGATTTGGATGCACTCGCCGAGGAACTGGATGGCTACACGGGGGCGGATTTGGAAGCGCTCGTCCGGAACGCTTCGATGCGGGCTATCCGCGAGGCAGCGGAGAAATGGAGTCCGGAAGAGGCAAACGAACGGGCGGACGAAATCGTCATCGAACGGCGCCATTTCGACGTCGCGCGGGAGTTCGTTCGACCGACGTTCGAGTAGGAACTCGTCGGTGGTTGCTCACCGCCTCCTGCCTACGTGAACAGGTTGTGTCCCACCGTCTTTTGCGGTCCTGCGAGGACCGTATTCGTGCTCCCGTTCCCGTGTCCTTCGTTGCCCGTCATGACCCAGTAGTTCGACGTGCCGGTGGAGTATACCGGCCGACCGGCCAGCCCCGATAGAGCACAACCGCTGACCGTGACATAGTCAGTGTCTATCCCCGTGATTCCATTGCCGTCAACGTTCCGGACGACTGCTTCTAGTCGCGCGTTCGTTACGTCTTCGAGAAGAATACCGTTCGTCCCACCGCCGTCCCCATCTACGATTCCGGAGACGGCTACGATATCGACCGATGAGAGGCGAATCCCCGACTGGCGTTGGTCGTACACCGTCGCATCGAGTCGAATGTCGCTGCCGCCACCGTCCACGTTGATACCGTGGTTTCCGACGTCGTCTGCCTGAACGTCTAGCCTTGCAGTTTGAATGGGGATTACCGACAGGAAACCGTCACCGCCCACGTCAGCGACTCTGGCATCGATCATGATATTGTCGGAGATATCGTTCGGTTGGCCGCTTCCGTCGATTCGAATCCCCGCATCGTTGAACGAGGTGACGTTTGCATCGACGGTTACGTCCGAGACCGATTCGAGGAGGATTCCCGTCGTCCCTACTCCTCGTCCGTCGTAGGTTCCACGAACATCGACTTCGTTGTATCCGGCCACCCGACAGCCGGTCGCCGCTTGACCGACCGTTCCGTCGTGTGTTCCATCGACGCGAACGGCGGCGTTTTGGCCGCCACCGGCGAGGTTGATCATATGATTCGCGGATTCCGCCACCTGTATGTTCGCTTTGATGTTGTTGCACGTCGCTCCCACGTACACGCCGTCCATTCCGACGTCGGTAATGAGTCCCCTGATAACGACATCATCGACTGAGTTTCCCGTATTTCCGTCGTCTACGATGGTAACACCGTGCCCGTAAGTATCGTAGACCTGACAGTCGATAACGGCGGTTTCGATGGCTGCGACTGGGTCGGCGTCGTACTCCGTGTGGAGTTTGACACCGTTCGCGTGTACTGGCGAACTCACCGTTCCGCCTCGAACGTTGACGTGTTTCGTCACGGCAGTTCGCGCACCGACTGCGATCGCATCATCACCCGACCTGATGTCGGGATTGACCAACAGAACGGATTCCGAATCGAAGGCGTGGAATCCATCGAGTCCGGCGGCATCCGATGGATTCGAAATCGTTTCCGGATGGGTTCGCTGGGTGTAATCGCTCGCGAGAATACCCATCCACTGCCGAGCGCGAACCGAGAAATTCGTGTTATCGACGACAGTGAGACCGTCGATGAAGAGGAAATCGGTTCCGTCGTTCGTGAGAATGATTTCGTCGTGCTTTTCGGCCGGGAAGTTCTGTCCTGCCCTGTTGCCATCGACGATCCCTCCCTCTATCCAGACGTTTGCGGACGCCGTTAGGTCGAGCATCGTCGCATTCATTCCGTCCCCTCGGCGAATCGTATGTGGCCTGCATATCAACCACAGTTCGTCGGTCACTGTCGCTTCGACAGTCGAGGTGAGCGTGATGTCGTCGCAAACGACCACGATACCTCCCGAAGGAAGTGCGTTTTCGAGTTCCGACTCGGTCGAAACGTACTGGACGCAGTTGACCGAGTTCGCTTCCACCGACGCGAGCTCCGCGTCCGCGAGTTCCCAGTCCGAACCGGTACCCTGGTAAACCGCGCCCGTGTCGGTCGCGCGAAATTCGGCCCGTTCGTAGGGGTGGTATTCACTTCGATTCTCCTCGCGGTCCCGTACCGGAAGGAGTCGGTCTATCGTTTCGACGTTTCTGTTCCAGCGCTCTCTGAGGCTGTTCTTCGCTTCGCCACTCGGAAACCGTCGCAAGTCGTGATTTCGTGTCGTATTCTCCATCGCAATATTATTATGGCCTTCGTTTATGTAAAATATAGCCCCAAGGTGGAAGTGTCGAACTACACCTCATGAGCATGAAGACACATCGTCCGTGTCGTCACCACTCCTTCGCAGTTCTCTGTCTTATTGGTAACCGTTGTTCACACGGTCATCGTCACTGGCGGCGGCGTCGAAGACGTCTACGGTCCGACCGTCTCACATTTGTGGGACGGCAGACAGACGGTCGATACCATAAAAACGACATTATCGAGTTGGGTGTCGCCCGAAAATGACGACTCCGTGGATCCGTTCCACCGTGGACCGTTCATGCTGTCGGATGAGCAGTAGAACCACTACTTCTCTCGAGGAGTGCACGTACTGCAGTACGCGGTTCTTGTCGCCATCGACTGCTGACGTGGCGTTTTGTCCTTCCGTTCAGGAGGCGAGTAACTAAACGACCGCTTGTGGTTCGATCGTATACAACCGATGTCCGACGAAAATACTTCGACGACCGATGAGAACGGTATCCCGTTCCAAGCAACACGGCGCACTCTCGTTCAGCTCCTCGGTTCGGCAATCGCTACCGGGGCGATTGCCGGGTCTGTCGCCGGTGACGGTGACGTCTCCGAGATGAAGCGCACGAATGCCGGTTACGAAGACGGACGGAACGGTGCTTTCGATTGGACCGGCCTCTCGTTTACCGACGACGAGTTCCATCTCGAATGGTTGCAGTTCACGCCAACAGTCGATGGCGAGACGGAGGAGATGCTCATCTGTGAGGGTTTTGCGGCTACTGTCGAGAGCGACGCTGTGACCGACATGGGCGTCGATTACATCGACATCCACGAGGACCTCGAGGAACTCATTCTCGAACTCGTCGGCCATCTCGCGGCCGGGAACGCCTCCAGTGAATTCGACACCGCCCCGAACGTGATGGCCGAATATCTCGACCACATCGATACTCGACACTTCGAGCACGTTCGAACGGCTATGGAAAACGACGGTGTTGCGGGTACGTTGGAACACCGTATCAACAATGGTGCAAGCGGGGATTACTCCGGTGGAGGGTTCGTCCTGATCTTGGTCCTTTTCATTCTACTCGTCATCATCGGTGCGGGTTTTGGAGTCGGAACCGGTCGCCCTTCCGACGAAGATTGCCGATAGCGCGGGTCGATACTGCGTATCCGGCCTCCGTCTTCGATAGCCGGACCTCGGTACGTCGATCAGGGTTGCCAATAGATATCCGTCGCTCGATGGCGCTCGTCGTATGCCGCTAATCCGTCGCCGGGAAGGAATTCCCCGAGGGAGAAGTCATCGTACAGTGTCGAATTTCTATAATCGACAAACGTCATCGGAACGACGACAGCATCGTTTTCGCGGACGATACTGGCGACGCCCACGTACACGTGTCCGTGGCGGTCGTCAACCACTTTCGCGCCTACAATCGGTGGGCGTTGGCGATGCGCCGGAACCGCATGCAATGCCTCAATTGCACGCCACGTAAAATCCCAGCAGAGCATCCCGTTCGTCTCCCCCGATTCGAGTGCGGCAAAGGTGGTCGGGGATTCGAAATGGTGGCGGAGGTCGGCCACGTCGAAAATGATGTTGTCCTCGATAGACCCGGCAACGTATCGCGGAGTATTGTAGTACGTGTGCCTCCGAAACCCCTCAACCAACCCTTCGAGGACTGCTTTTGGGTCGGTCGGCGAGGCGTTCGCGAAGGATTCGATGGTCGCAGATGAAACGTCCGAAAACTGATTGCTACGCATCGCCTGCACCGTAAACGGTCGGGTGTTCGTATTTTGTAACCGGTCAAAAAACGGTTCGTACTGCGAGAACTCGA of the Haladaptatus caseinilyticus genome contains:
- a CDS encoding YjcZ family sporulation protein; this encodes MSDENTSTTDENGIPFQATRRTLVQLLGSAIATGAIAGSVAGDGDVSEMKRTNAGYEDGRNGAFDWTGLSFTDDEFHLEWLQFTPTVDGETEEMLICEGFAATVESDAVTDMGVDYIDIHEDLEELILELVGHLAAGNASSEFDTAPNVMAEYLDHIDTRHFEHVRTAMENDGVAGTLEHRINNGASGDYSGGGFVLILVLFILLVIIGAGFGVGTGRPSDEDCR
- a CDS encoding glycosyl hydrolase family 28 protein, with the protein product MENTTRNHDLRRFPSGEAKNSLRERWNRNVETIDRLLPVRDREENRSEYHPYERAEFRATDTGAVYQGTGSDWELADAELASVEANSVNCVQYVSTESELENALPSGGIVVVCDDITLTSTVEATVTDELWLICRPHTIRRGDGMNATMLDLTASANVWIEGGIVDGNRAGQNFPAEKHDEIILTNDGTDFLFIDGLTVVDNTNFSVRARQWMGILASDYTQRTHPETISNPSDAAGLDGFHAFDSESVLLVNPDIRSGDDAIAVGARTAVTKHVNVRGGTVSSPVHANGVKLHTEYDADPVAAIETAVIDCQVYDTYGHGVTIVDDGNTGNSVDDVVIRGLITDVGMDGVYVGATCNNIKANIQVAESANHMINLAGGGQNAAVRVDGTHDGTVGQAATGCRVAGYNEVDVRGTYDGRGVGTTGILLESVSDVTVDANVTSFNDAGIRIDGSGQPNDISDNIMIDARVADVGGDGFLSVIPIQTARLDVQADDVGNHGINVDGGGSDIRLDATVYDQRQSGIRLSSVDIVAVSGIVDGDGGGTNGILLEDVTNARLEAVVRNVDGNGITGIDTDYVTVSGCALSGLAGRPVYSTGTSNYWVMTGNEGHGNGSTNTVLAGPQKTVGHNLFT
- a CDS encoding CDC48 family AAA ATPase — protein: MTEKPTISLTVRGAEKRDGGRGIARIPDTARQQLGVLSGDTIALDGTQTTVVKVWPAASTVPEDSIQIDAETRANAGVKIGDTLSVRPITVSDADSITVVPKANFSLDDVKTLESATKRELLDRPVSAGERARIERLGDAGLFVVSKTDPGGTVRVTNETDVTVSLSKLADSVTQSTSNETTDTTEVTGATYEDIGGMDEELRRVREMVELPLSNPALFRRLGIDPPKGVLLYGPPGTGKTLIAKAVANEVNAHFVSVSGPEVMSKYKGESEERLREIFDEASENAPSIIFFDEVDSLGGKRDDESDMENRLVAQMLSLMDGLESRGEVVVIGATNRVDAIDPALRRGGRFDREIEIGAPDEGGRHEILEVHTRGMPLTDDVSIDRLAATTHGFVGADLHALVTEAAMAALRRARDAGSDDEELLSVEVTRSDFNTALASVEPSAMREFVAEAPDISFEDVGGLDDAKQTLIEAVEWPLSYANLFEATRTEPPSGVLLYGPPGTGKTLLARALAGQSDVNFVSVAGPELLDRYVGESEKSVREVFDRARQASPAIIFFDEIDALATQRGESHEVTERVVSQLLTELDGLTENPNLIVLAATNRRDAIDPALLRPGRIESHIEVPAPDEAGRRKILDVHAADKPLSDDVDLDALAEELDGYTGADLEALVRNASMRAIREAAEKWSPEEANERADEIVIERRHFDVAREFVRPTFE